One part of the Marispirochaeta sp. genome encodes these proteins:
- a CDS encoding double zinc ribbon domain-containing protein, with protein sequence MTVQFLHRLSGFFFPPVCSICGLVLSGTCRSYVCSGCLKELRQSMISGECCRQCGLPLTSEEQLCLRCRELEEPGPAGRALFFYHGTARVLLQRYKFEGVRGLSGIIAEELLRELTEEEAKAVIVPIPSGNNSRRRNGWGHMEQVAACLSRRGIRVRQDLLVRRAGKEQKKLDRKGREENSRFVFRSSGKSSSEAVVLIDDVRTTGASIRAACAALEAGGTHVKSWIVFAID encoded by the coding sequence GTGACAGTACAATTTTTACACCGGTTGTCGGGATTTTTCTTTCCTCCTGTATGTTCTATCTGCGGGCTGGTATTGTCAGGGACTTGCAGAAGTTATGTATGTTCCGGGTGTCTTAAGGAGCTTCGGCAAAGTATGATCTCAGGAGAATGCTGCAGGCAATGTGGATTACCCTTAACAAGTGAAGAGCAGTTATGCCTTCGATGCCGTGAACTTGAAGAACCCGGTCCTGCCGGGCGGGCTCTTTTTTTTTACCACGGAACAGCCAGAGTGCTGCTGCAGCGATATAAATTTGAAGGAGTCAGGGGGCTCTCCGGGATTATTGCAGAAGAACTGTTACGGGAACTCACGGAAGAAGAGGCAAAGGCTGTAATAGTCCCCATCCCTTCAGGAAACAACTCCCGGCGACGCAACGGGTGGGGGCATATGGAGCAGGTGGCAGCATGTCTTTCACGAAGGGGCATACGTGTCCGTCAGGATCTTCTTGTTCGCCGCGCCGGAAAGGAACAAAAGAAACTGGACCGGAAAGGCAGAGAGGAGAACAGCCGTTTTGTGTTCCGATCGTCGGGTAAAAGCAGCAGCGAAGCGGTTGTGCTCATTGATGATGTGCGTACCACCGGCGCAAGTATCCGGGCGGCCTGCGCGGCTCTTGAAGCCGGAGGGACTCATGTTAAAAGCTGGATAGTCTTTGCTATTGACTAG
- a CDS encoding ribosome maturation factor RimP — protein sequence MKEGTGISPELESTVDIIQGMGFSVVEAQCRPVKGTLQVVIYIYRPEGVSLDDCTKVYRTVMPRLEVAMDSRDISLEVSSPGISRNIKFFREFVLFSGRRIKVLTEGSSEWAQGELLRADDEEIVLAVGDGERRYGRTDIVKAKISEG from the coding sequence ATGAAAGAAGGAACAGGAATCAGTCCTGAACTCGAGTCAACGGTTGACATAATCCAGGGAATGGGTTTTTCCGTTGTAGAGGCTCAATGCCGTCCGGTCAAAGGCACCCTTCAGGTTGTTATTTACATATACCGCCCAGAAGGAGTGTCTCTTGACGATTGTACAAAGGTCTACCGAACCGTAATGCCACGGCTGGAGGTAGCAATGGATTCACGGGATATAAGCCTGGAAGTCTCTTCTCCGGGGATCAGTCGCAATATCAAGTTTTTTCGTGAATTCGTCCTTTTTTCCGGACGCAGAATAAAGGTTTTAACGGAAGGTTCGAGCGAATGGGCTCAAGGAGAACTCCTTCGCGCAGATGACGAAGAAATAGTACTCGCTGTCGGTGACGGGGAGAGACGATACGGGAGAACAGACATTGTTAAAGCGAAAATATCTGAAGGGTAG
- the nusA gene encoding transcription termination factor NusA, which produces MASGLADAIRSIVQDRGISEDLVKKTIEDFLLAAYKKKFGQCDNAVVRFDEEGEEVALFASKQIVEDVYDEVTEIALEEALELNEECELGDELLIEINPLEFDRVAVQSAKQKAKQTLRDIQKDTLYSEFQEKVGEMIIGYYQRERNGNIFVDLGRVEGILPKRYQSPREIYRPNDRIKALIYEVNKTTSGLQIVLSRTHTDFVRRIFELEVPEVYDKTVEIFKIVREPGYRTKLAVYSNREDVDPVGACVGMKGVRIQAIVRELEGEKIDILKFDNNPRDFIKNALSPADVDTVVILDEAKRQALAVVDENQLSLAIGKQGLNVRLANRLVDWNIDVKTVSQFEEMDIAAESKKAMEALFSDVEEEEEITSIAELPDIPEHIVSVLKENNIELIEELINLSSEEMAEISGLNSNDVETITAIINDNVDIIEEEEENDDTEDFFESEEDESYECPECGHPITVDMATCPNCGVGLSFEISEEEE; this is translated from the coding sequence ATGGCCTCTGGATTAGCAGACGCAATTCGATCGATTGTACAGGACAGGGGAATATCGGAAGACCTGGTTAAAAAGACTATAGAAGACTTCCTGCTTGCAGCGTACAAAAAGAAATTCGGACAGTGCGACAACGCAGTCGTACGCTTTGATGAAGAAGGTGAAGAAGTCGCCCTTTTTGCCAGTAAACAGATTGTTGAGGATGTATATGACGAAGTAACCGAGATTGCCCTGGAAGAAGCATTGGAGCTGAACGAAGAGTGCGAACTTGGTGATGAACTGTTGATCGAAATAAATCCTCTGGAATTTGATCGAGTTGCTGTTCAAAGTGCCAAACAAAAAGCCAAGCAGACCCTCAGGGATATCCAGAAGGATACTCTTTACTCAGAGTTTCAGGAAAAAGTTGGTGAAATGATCATCGGCTACTACCAGCGGGAACGGAACGGAAATATTTTTGTCGATCTGGGCCGTGTCGAGGGCATCCTGCCCAAGAGGTATCAGTCTCCCCGGGAGATCTACCGTCCCAACGACAGAATAAAAGCTCTTATTTACGAGGTTAACAAGACAACCTCCGGTCTTCAGATCGTACTTTCCAGGACTCATACCGATTTTGTTCGAAGGATTTTTGAGCTTGAAGTACCCGAGGTCTATGATAAAACCGTAGAAATTTTTAAAATCGTCCGGGAGCCTGGTTACAGAACCAAGCTTGCTGTTTACTCCAACAGGGAAGATGTCGATCCGGTCGGGGCATGTGTAGGCATGAAGGGTGTTCGTATTCAGGCAATTGTCCGGGAGCTGGAAGGGGAAAAGATTGATATTCTCAAGTTTGATAATAACCCGCGGGATTTCATTAAAAATGCCCTTTCTCCTGCCGATGTGGATACTGTGGTTATCCTTGATGAGGCAAAGCGGCAGGCTTTGGCTGTTGTAGATGAAAACCAGCTCTCCCTGGCTATTGGCAAGCAGGGGCTCAATGTTCGCCTGGCGAACCGTCTTGTAGACTGGAATATCGATGTCAAGACAGTCTCCCAGTTTGAGGAGATGGATATTGCCGCGGAGAGCAAAAAAGCAATGGAAGCCCTCTTCAGTGATGTGGAAGAAGAGGAAGAGATTACCAGTATTGCAGAACTTCCGGATATTCCTGAACACATTGTCTCCGTCCTGAAAGAAAACAATATCGAGTTGATTGAGGAACTGATTAACCTGAGTTCTGAAGAAATGGCCGAAATTTCCGGACTTAACTCGAATGATGTGGAAACCATAACCGCTATTATTAACGACAATGTTGACATTATCGAGGAAGAAGAAGAAAATGACGACACAGAAGACTTCTTCGAATCTGAAGAGGATGAATCCTATGAGTGTCCTGAGTGCGGACATCCGATAACCGTAGACATGGCAACGTGTCCTAATTGCGGTGTTGGTTTGAGCTTTGAAATATCAGAGGAAGAAGAGTAA
- the infB gene encoding translation initiation factor IF-2 produces the protein MAEEQENKKKPKATLIKHKKSEETSSDAKHEKKRVVVVKKKKKPVPRVVAKKEEAPAVESGQEQPVQEKSQESPAVEPAKEKKPETQAAAPSEGASEKAEVKAAHSDEEPVKKEKPVKKEAPPAGTEEIRPTSKGRTGGYTRMRSGETRFQKTTRPQTQDRRERTSDRPPRRGPSGPGQGRPGGPGRPGGGFRRPGPPAGGGAPSAPAQEEGKNKSGKKFFKAKKKAAYQKSRKNEVEERDFHIKKRPVKKVNPVPKEIDIMEVITVSELARKMNLKAGELISKLMGMGMMVTINQQIDSETAQLLAEEYGAKVNIVSLYDETLIESDKSGEDDLKARPPIVTIMGHVDHGKTKLLDSIRTTDVVGGEFGGITQHIGAYKVSLPDGAGDVVFLDTPGHEAFTQMRARGAQVTDIVVLVVAANDGVMPQTVEAINHAKAAGVPIIIAINKIDLPEANPDRVKQQLSEHGLMPESWGGTNLFCEVSAMTGDGIPELLETINLQAELMELKSNYDCRAEGRIIESKVDHGRGIVGTVIVERGTLSVGDAFVAGVFPGKVRAMFDDKGNKVDTATPATPVEVLGFTGTPSSGDPFQVTESEKLARQVGAKRQELEKAGEAKNVKKITLDNLYDSIQQGEVQELKVIIKGDVHGSVEALQMALERLSTPEIRLNVIDASAGAVTESNVSLAAASDAIIIAFHVRPTPKAQLLAEQEKVEIRKYTIIYDAVDDIRDAMEGMLAPELREETIGTVEVRETFKVPKLGLIAGCYVTSGKVIRGATVHVVRDGIELHTGKITSLKRFKDDVKEVAAGYECGIGIENYLDVKVGDQFEVIEVREIAKKLSSNEK, from the coding sequence ATGGCTGAAGAACAGGAAAACAAGAAGAAACCGAAGGCAACCCTTATAAAGCACAAGAAATCAGAGGAAACCTCATCCGACGCGAAACATGAAAAGAAACGGGTTGTAGTCGTAAAGAAGAAAAAGAAGCCCGTTCCTCGAGTGGTCGCGAAAAAAGAAGAAGCGCCTGCGGTAGAATCCGGGCAGGAACAGCCTGTCCAGGAGAAATCCCAGGAGAGTCCTGCTGTTGAACCCGCCAAGGAGAAAAAACCTGAAACACAGGCTGCAGCTCCTTCTGAAGGGGCATCGGAAAAAGCCGAAGTAAAAGCTGCCCACAGCGATGAGGAACCTGTCAAGAAGGAAAAGCCGGTAAAAAAGGAAGCCCCTCCTGCCGGGACCGAAGAGATTCGCCCGACCAGTAAAGGGCGTACCGGTGGATATACCCGCATGCGGTCCGGTGAAACACGGTTCCAGAAGACCACACGCCCTCAGACCCAGGACCGCCGCGAACGGACATCTGACAGACCTCCAAGAAGAGGACCTTCCGGTCCGGGACAGGGAAGACCGGGCGGACCGGGTCGGCCTGGCGGAGGTTTCAGACGTCCGGGACCGCCTGCCGGAGGCGGGGCACCTTCTGCTCCTGCACAGGAAGAGGGAAAGAATAAAAGCGGTAAGAAATTCTTTAAAGCCAAGAAGAAAGCGGCCTATCAGAAAAGCCGGAAGAATGAAGTCGAAGAGCGGGATTTCCATATAAAGAAACGCCCGGTCAAGAAAGTCAATCCGGTACCGAAAGAGATAGATATTATGGAAGTCATTACCGTCTCTGAGCTGGCACGCAAGATGAATCTCAAAGCAGGGGAACTTATATCCAAGCTCATGGGAATGGGTATGATGGTTACGATAAACCAGCAGATCGATTCAGAAACCGCCCAGCTTCTGGCAGAAGAGTATGGTGCCAAGGTAAATATCGTCAGTCTTTATGATGAAACCCTTATTGAAAGCGACAAGAGCGGAGAGGACGATCTTAAAGCGCGGCCTCCCATTGTGACAATAATGGGTCACGTTGATCACGGTAAAACCAAACTGCTCGACAGCATCCGGACTACCGATGTGGTAGGTGGAGAGTTCGGCGGTATTACACAGCATATAGGCGCTTATAAGGTGTCTCTGCCTGATGGAGCCGGTGACGTCGTGTTTCTTGACACTCCCGGACACGAAGCATTCACTCAGATGCGGGCCAGGGGGGCACAGGTTACGGATATTGTTGTCCTTGTCGTTGCTGCCAATGATGGCGTGATGCCTCAGACAGTTGAAGCCATCAATCACGCAAAAGCGGCCGGGGTCCCCATTATTATTGCGATTAACAAGATAGATCTGCCCGAAGCCAACCCGGACAGGGTAAAACAGCAGCTCTCCGAACACGGTTTAATGCCGGAAAGCTGGGGTGGAACGAACCTGTTCTGTGAAGTTTCCGCCATGACTGGTGATGGTATCCCTGAACTCCTGGAGACTATTAATCTTCAGGCTGAGCTGATGGAGCTGAAATCAAATTATGACTGCAGAGCCGAAGGCCGGATTATTGAATCCAAGGTTGACCATGGAAGGGGAATTGTCGGTACCGTTATTGTTGAACGGGGTACCCTTTCGGTCGGCGATGCTTTTGTCGCCGGAGTATTCCCTGGAAAGGTCCGGGCGATGTTCGATGACAAAGGGAATAAGGTAGACACTGCTACTCCGGCTACTCCTGTCGAGGTACTTGGATTTACCGGAACTCCCAGCTCCGGCGATCCCTTCCAGGTAACCGAATCGGAGAAGCTGGCCAGGCAGGTAGGAGCCAAGCGTCAGGAACTCGAAAAAGCCGGTGAAGCCAAGAACGTCAAGAAGATTACCCTGGATAATCTGTATGATTCTATCCAGCAGGGGGAAGTGCAGGAGCTTAAGGTAATTATCAAAGGCGACGTACACGGGTCCGTAGAGGCCCTGCAGATGGCACTTGAGCGCCTGAGTACGCCGGAGATTCGCTTGAACGTTATAGACGCCTCTGCCGGTGCAGTTACAGAGTCCAATGTGAGTCTTGCTGCTGCTTCGGATGCAATAATTATCGCTTTCCATGTACGGCCGACACCCAAGGCGCAGCTGCTCGCGGAACAGGAAAAGGTTGAAATTCGTAAGTACACAATAATATACGATGCCGTTGACGATATTCGGGATGCCATGGAAGGGATGCTGGCACCTGAACTTCGAGAGGAGACTATTGGTACAGTGGAAGTCAGAGAGACGTTCAAAGTACCGAAACTCGGGCTTATCGCCGGTTGTTATGTTACCTCCGGCAAGGTTATTCGGGGTGCGACTGTCCATGTTGTGCGGGATGGTATTGAGCTGCATACCGGCAAGATTACTTCACTGAAACGCTTTAAAGATGATGTAAAGGAAGTTGCTGCCGGCTATGAATGCGGTATTGGTATAGAGAATTATCTCGATGTGAAAGTCGGCGACCAGTTCGAGGTAATCGAAGTCAGAGAGATCGCCAAGAAGCTGAGTAGTAACGAGAAATAA
- the rbfA gene encoding 30S ribosome-binding factor RbfA, giving the protein MSEYRLKRVASLIQHAVSEMIITGIIKDHRVSTFISVTEVVVSKDTSYAKVYVSSFENPQSVENAVKALNHAAGFIQARLGKKLRLRNTPKLTFYQDSSIERGVRMVQKLDELENP; this is encoded by the coding sequence ATGTCTGAATATCGACTCAAACGGGTTGCCTCGCTTATCCAGCATGCGGTAAGCGAGATGATCATTACTGGAATAATCAAAGATCACCGCGTTTCTACATTTATATCTGTGACCGAGGTAGTTGTGTCCAAGGACACAAGTTATGCGAAGGTCTATGTATCGAGTTTCGAAAATCCTCAGTCTGTGGAGAATGCGGTAAAAGCACTGAATCATGCTGCGGGGTTTATCCAGGCACGGTTAGGTAAAAAGTTGCGTTTGAGAAATACTCCTAAACTGACTTTTTACCAGGATAGTTCCATCGAACGGGGAGTTCGTATGGTCCAAAAGCTGGATGAACTCGAGAATCCATGA